TGTTCCAGAGCTCTGTGTAGGTGCAGAGAGGGTCTTCGTGCAGGTCCGGGGTCAGTTCGGTGTATAGTCGTAACTCCAGCTCCTCTCCTGCAGCAACATGACAGAGACACGCACGTTAGATCCTGCTCATTTCAGTACAGACATCTGAACGTTCGCGGCTCGTCTACACAGCTCACGTAACATTTACCTGAGCTTTCGCTCCACTGGCTCTCTGGACTCAGAGATTCTGTTGTGGCTACTTCATTGCTCAGGAACCCCTTTCCTCCAAAGAAATTGCTCTGCAGCCACTGCGTACTATCACGTTCCAATTGGCGTGAGATCTGCAAGAGCAAAACACAGAACTTGTGAGCGGTCGGTTTGTGCTTGTTTTTTGACTACTGGCTAATATCAGGACGGGGTATTCCTGTCAATGAAAAAGCACAATGGATAAAGAGCAGGTGTGTAACTCACCTCAATGATAGCTTCGTTCTCCTCCAACAAGTCTGCGGGCGGAAAGATGGAGAAAACACACAATGAGTACGGGGCGTGCCGCCGCGGCGTTATCAAGAAACGATTAAAGCGAGCTTCTGTTACCTGTCGAATGCACCGGGGACACCTGGAACTTGCTGGTGTACATGTCTTCGGGACAGTTTGGGATTTCAACCTCGTATGCGGGGGTGTTGTTGGAGGGGCTGGACGTGCCTTCAGTGAAAAGGAAACACGTGGTGAACATCACATCTTTGTTGAATGTGCTTCATCAGTTGGTCTGGTCAAATCTGAAATGTCTTACCTAGATTGACGGTGCTGTCGATGGTGTTTTCCTGGGTCATCTCTGAGTGCATCTCATGATCATCAATGGTCTCAATCTTGATCTGATCACAAAGATTGAAGTGTGAGTGTTTAGTTCTACAGTCCGGATCTACAGTTTGAATTTGCGCCAAAATAAACACATGCTCTCGCCTTACCTTGCGCTTGCGGCCGTCGCGGCTCTTGGATCTTACGCCTTTCTTCTTGGCGATGGCGGGCAGCATGCGGTAGACTCTCACCGCGCCGCAGCCTTTGTTGATGCTTTTGTCCTTCACCTCTTCAATGTCGGGGAGCGAGTTCATGGCACAGCGGAAATTGGCTTTCCAGGTTTTGGGGTCAGGTTGGGTGACTCCCTCCTTGTATTTACCTGAGGAACACAAACAGCAGTTTCAGTGCATCTGCGGCGTGAGGAGATCAGTCCGTGTGCGTTCATGTTTCCGTATCTCTCGCTCACCTGTGTGAATGGCCCACTGCTTGAACAGACAAGCGTCTTTATCCACCTCCCAGCCGTGACGAGCGGCGTGTTTCCAGGGGATGGAGAACATCATCTCATCCTGTAAGCATTTGCAGATCCATTAGAACAATGCTGTTGCTTCCAGATGCTTATCTAAATAATTGTGTCTGTAGGGGATCATCCTGCTTTACCTTGTTGACCCACTTGAGTCCAGCGATGGAGTTGGAGTCGATTCTGGTCTCCAGCCAGGGTCGCATGCGCATTCTGGACACAGGCATGTTTCTGCATGAGAGACAAGAGCGGGTTTATTAATATCTGAGCATGTGGAGGGAGGCGCGCGCATAAGTTCATGACCAGGAAACGAGCGGTTTGTTTTTCTTCTTTGTCTGCTAAATTTTGAATCTATGCGAAATATTCATTTACTATGTATTAATGTGCTTTTTAAACTTAGTTTAACATCTGAGCAAAAACACATACATCTACAAAACACatgaaagcaaataaaaaaaaaacttttgatgcCGTTGTTGTTATTTTGCAACATTGTTGCTGCGTGTTGCATTCATTACTAACAGTGTAAATAATCAGCGcatcactttttttatttaaccagtACTCGTCTACAAGTGCAGCGAACCATTCCTAAGCATAATTGCAATAATAGTAATACATGCAATAAAACGTTTTATATTATCATTGACACTTACAGTATAATGCGAGGTTGTATCCAAATCAAAGATCAGGCAAAAAGTGTATATCCTGTAAAGGCGTCAGTCCACTTTCAGAACTGCAGCTTAAGTTCTGTCTAGATCAGCTTCAGTTTACTGTACAGAGGAAGCGGCGCTCACTGCTTATATAGCGCTGACGGGGATTTTTCCCGGCGAGAAGGGCTGAGCTTCATGCGCATGCGCACACACAGCCGCTCTACTACTCTAGCAGGCTGATTTCCGAGAAATCATGCTGTTATGAGATACTAGGGCGACGTGCGAAAGACAGTTCAGTTTGgataaacactcacacacacacacacacacacacacacacacacacacacacacacacacacacacacacacacacatgcacaacaaTCATGTGTTCATGTGTTACTGCCACAATAATCAACAATTAACAACAAAACAAGAGGTtgacaaaattaaataataataataataataataacaataataataattttcttctAGTTAATGTTGTTGGTAATTATACCATTCACTTCACATACATAAGATGAACTGTGCAAAGTCAAACAGTCCTGGTTAACCTGAATTGACCCTGTGTGGTGATGATCACATCATATGTATCTCTTTCATGCAAACAAATCTGACAGCAGCCCATTGTCAATGTAAATATAACGAATGTGTTTTATTTCTACAGATGAGTTATATTAGTCTGTTATGAATACAGAAAAAAGGGCATAGTGTCAGGGTTCAGTCCATGAGAGAAGTCAGTAGGTTTCCGAGAAGTGTGCAGTGCCTGAGCCGCTAGAGGGCGCTCGCTGGTGGGACGCATTACTGTAAGAGCAGCCGTTTCAAAGAAACACTCTGCTGTTTTGATGCCTGATGACAGACCTGGAATATCATGCAGAAGCTTTGGCATTTTAGGTTTCGATATTTGTAACTCAAGGAATGCGCCTCAAAGCCTCTTTATGATCGTCGCTTTTATCGCGTGTCTTCGGTTTGTGtgtttttaaacagtagtgtgttGTTTGCGGTCAGAAAACGCGTTTTAGGGGCATTCGATGAAGGACGCGGCGGGGGATGTTAACATGCATtttcacatttaaacatttagaAGACTTAGTATTACTAATATTAGATATTAGACTTAGTTTTCGGAGAGTAATGACAAGAACAAGAAGTCAGAAACGAGCGCGGCTCATCAAAAGAAAGACTAAAATAGCGCGAgcgtgatgatgatgatgatgtaatCGCGCTGTTTGTTGCTGGcagcaggaggaggaggaggaggaggaggcgtGTCGCGCGCGGAGGCGGTGTTTTCCTGCGGAGTTTCTGCTCCGTGAATTCCTGGGTTTTCCCAAGGATCGTCCAGTGATATTCCCCTCGAAGCCCGAGACTCAAGGCTGATCGACAGGTTTTAAATAAAGCCTGCTGGAGTGCGGCTTTTCCAGCGACATGCTGGAGCAGGCCTGTTATATCAGGTCGCATTGACAAACACTAACGCATACAAATGACAACGAGTGCCTAAAAAAACATCCTTTGGTCAGAACAGGCACCAAAGCTGTAATTTCTTGCATTTCTTTTCTAGTTGCATTCTTCAGTACAGTTTATTTTTAGACAGGCTTCATCAACTCTTCTGTAAGGCTTTAAAGAGAAGCGAGTGCAATAACCCTTTTGCGTTCAAAAAAAGTTaaacataggtgcaaaatggataTGCATAGATGCAAAaatttccactttcactgatgtgaattttttaaccagcatctgttctatccatagataccaaacattcattaattttcagaattgtaacccctTAAATGCTGgtgtgtttacataatgccacaagtgtttttttatgaaaaaataatttccatatactaaatgctaagcagattttttctttgcttattagattcttggctGTGTCAGTGAAGTACAACAACATTCAtgttgaggcatttatatttatcTAGTGttggattttaaaaaaaatggatatgccaaataaaaaaaaaaaaggcacaatctagtaaaaaatggcaaaaatgtaaaatttgaagccttgctgaTAGAGTAAATgtctattagcaaatattgcataattttatagtcaaatggccctggattaaaaaaaactgcagtttgaatgggtttcaatgtggacatgtttgtccttaaggtcctaaATGTGAGCAttttttttgtacggagggtaaaattaggaaatgagggtgaaatattaaaatttcaataaaaataaacacctgagccaaaatgtatgcagttggcattaacacaggcacacttataacaaaaaacaaaactgaaatggacaaaaatgtccataaggtcgcacaagggttaaagaaGACCTTCATCAGCCTGAACCTCATTGTACTCTAGATCCGCACATATACTGTTCAGATGGCATTCATCGTAGCCCTGCCCTGTTTATTTGTGTGCCACTGTTTATACTATATATAATGGTCCGGACTGGGAATGGCCTGTTCTATACATTCTATTCTTCAATGCGGAAGTGAGCCCATGGGTGAGgcgctgtagggaaataatgagaagaataacaacgtgcagtaaatgctaaaagagtttgcactacaaactattgtgtttataattaagataatagatTAACAATatagtaagacaccaatttgcaatagcAAGCTGGAAGACGAtctgttttgtacagctgaaCACAGATGATAACAGAAGCCTGATATTAAATATACAAGCCTGCTCTTACGGGAGATATGAGGTGATGGATACACCCACAGCAAACTCTGAAACCACAGACAGCCCTATTGTATGGACATCGCAAACATAGCTGTTTGGTCTTGAACTGCACCTTCACTtgcctttttcttttcttcatttTCCCCAATATCTGTCTCTCacttgtctgtgtgtgtaattatTTTCTTCTGTCTGTCACTTCTTCACCAGCAGCTCTATTATTATGAACAGGACTGTGTCCACAAAACAACCAGCTCATTGTCATCTGTTTGCACAGAAtgttattttcttaaaatgaCTTAAGCACCCAAGATTTAATTAattcaaatacattaaaacaaattTTCCAAAGTGGCtaaatgtctttatttaaaaTCCCGAACACAATATTGCATGAATATGCTATGAATAGGCTCATGTATTTTTATGCTGCTGTTTGCTCTTGCTCCCTCCCTATACCTACACTATGGACTGACAGTTGCTAGCAGTTTAACACTCAACTAAGTTAACAAAGACAACTACAGTAGTCTGTTTACAGATGAAACTGAGCTGCACTTGAAGTCATGAACAGGTCAGTCATTTTACTACATTTCACTGCTTCTTCTGACCTTTTCTTCAACCATTTGACGAAAGTGCAGAACAGATAACAGCCGATTTGTATCTATTTATATATACAGAGCTGGGGAGATTACTTGCAAATTGTAATCCATTANNNNNNNNNNNNNNNNNNNNNNNNNNNNNNNNNNNNNNNNNNNNNNNNNNNNNNNNNNNNNNNNNNNNNNNNNNNNNNNNNNNNNNNNNNNNNNNNNNNNNNNNNNNNNNNNNNNNNNNNNNNNNNNNNNNNNNNNNNNNNNNNNNNNNNNNNNNNNNNNNNNNNNNNNNNNNNNNNNNNNNNNNNNNNNNNNNNNNNNNNNNNNNNNNNNNNNNNNNNNNNNNNNNNNNNNNNNNNNNNNNNNNNNNNNNNNNNNNNNNNNNNNNNNNNNNNNNNNNNNNNNNNNNNNNNNNNNNNNNNNNNNNNNNNNNNNNNNNNNNNNNNNNNNNNNNNNNNNNNNNNNNNNNNNNNNNNNNNNNNNNNNNNNNNNNNNNNNNNNNNNNNNNNNNNNNNNNNNNNNNNNNNNNNNNNNNNNNNNNNNNNNNNNNNNNNNNNNNNNNNNNNNNNNNNNNNNNNNNNNNNNNNNNNNNNNNNNNNNNNNNNNNNNNNNNNNNNNNNNNatttaatctagatttaaaaaattaatctatgcccaccactaatatatatatatatatatatatatatatatatatatatatatatatatatagcaaagaaaataaaaagtttttgtagtCAGAATGCACTACTGTCACTGTAACTCAAGCAGAGCTGAACTAACGCTGTCCTGTATCTGCTCTTCATGTCCTGTACAAATAaagccacattaaagagcatcaCTGCAGTCAGACAGGAATCATGACAGATGTGTGCAGCAGTGGTTTATATTGAAGAGGAAGAAGAAAGCGGCTCACTTGGGGTGTCTGATGTCAGGCAGGGATCTGTTGAGGGCGATGCGATTGCTGACGAATATGTTGAATCCGTTCTCCCTGTAGGCCTGGTCCACACGATCCGAGTCGGTCAGCGGATACGGCCTGCCCTGCTCGCCCACACCTTCAACACACGACAGCGTTATCATCACGTTATCATCACATTATCATCACATTATCATCACATTATCATCACGTTATCATCACATTATCATCACGTTATCATCACGTTATCATCACGTTATCATCACGTTATCATCACGTTATCATCACATTATCATCACGTTATCATCACGTTATCATCACGTTATCATCACGTTATCATCACGTTATCATCACGTTATCATCACGTTATCATCACGTTATCATCACGTTATCATCACGTTATCATCACGTTATCATCACGTTATCATCACGTTATCATCACGTTATCATCACATTATCATCACATTATCATCACATTATCATCACATTATCATCACATTATCATCACATTATCATCACATTATCATCACATTATCATCACGTTATCATCACGTTATTATCATCACATTATCATCACGTTATCATCACGTTATCATCACGTTATCATCACATTATCATCACGTTATCATCACGTTATCATCACATTATCATCACATTATCATCACATTATCATCACGTTATCATCACATTATCATCACATTATCATCACATTATCATCACGTTATCATCACGTTATCATCACGTTATCATCACATTATCATCACATTATCATCACGTTATCATCACGTTATCATCACGTTATCATCACGTTATCATCACGTTATCATCACGTTATCATCACGTTATCATCACATTATCATCACATTATCATCACATTATCATCACATTATCATCACATTATCATCACATTATCATCACGTTATCATCACATTATCATCACATTATCATCACGTTATCATCACGTTATCATCACGTTATCATCACGTTATCATCACGTTATCATCACATTATCATCACATTATCATCACATTATCATCACGTTATCATCACATTATCATCACATTATCATCACATTATCATCACATTATCATCACATTATCATCACATTATCATCACATTATCATCACATTATCATCACATTATCATCACATTATCATCACGTTATCATCACATTCACCTGCGGTCCAGCTCTATCACACCGCAGGAATCACCAGACGTACCTGAACGTGCCGCTTCGCTCTTAATGAGTGCATAGTCGTGCCAGTCCTTCCTGCGAACACCTTCGTTCTGCACTTTGTGTCTGTTCATTCTCTAGAAACACATAAAACATGTGATGTTATGAGGACCACTGTGTGCTAGTCTCTGCTCAACTCTAATGCATTCATTGTGAAGCAGGACAAGAATACCTGAGGAATCGAACAAACTGACCCTTTACAAAACACCAGAACcaatgatgaatgaatgaatgaaatatgtaactttttattaatataatttagacTTAGGGACAGAGTTAGAACTGTTACCTGTAGTGTCTGCAAGTCTGTATAAAAACCCTCTTTTATCctctattatgctcttttacaaagtctttattcagTTTTACAGTCTTTACTTACTTATAAAAACGcataatttttagcataatttacattagctttctccccagactggcacaaatggctcgattagttctgggtttgatgaaggcccaccttccgaaaaaccaaatgtgttgtgattggttagcagacctactgcattgtgattggccaacagcttagacggcgtttcagttctgccacgccccttcacaaagcagcaagttccctGTACagctgttagcgcaagctagattaactATGGATATCGGTTTTTATTGGCCCCTCTGTAGCCATGTGAAGCACTTTAGATTATGGatcgatgcactttattggactcagGGTCCGAAATTAACACTCGCCACTCGCCAAATGCGAGCAAATTCTCTGTCTGGCGAGTTAACTTTAAAGCCCAATCCGCCACAAGGCGAGTAAATCTTTTCACCAGTAATGTTAATCAGTATCAGTCTCACGGATCTCTGTGATGCTCCCCCGATCGGGCCAGTGCTGCCTTGTCACTAAAGTGAATACAGTCTGGGTTCACACCGAAAGCCAAGCCAATATGCGCATCGCGTCACTCGCTGTAGTTTTTCCCGTCACTAGCGCGAATAACAAGAAGGCACGATCAACCATGGCAGAGATAAATACAATCGCTGCTTTGTACCGGTAGTGTAAGTCCTAAATACACAAAGCCAAATGCCGACGTGTCTGGGTTCAAAGCACAGTAATGTAACACAGATATATCTCAATAATTCgtctataaacaaagtgtagagagagtgtaaataagagattgatcttgcggtacagagagcgtcgttgattataatagagctttgtgatatcggaaactaagatgagtgacagcttttaatatatatttttatgggagtttgtaaatgagatattgatttaaaacagcagttaaataaacaagaagttattattaagtgacttacattggcTGATTTTCCGTCGTCAAAATTATTCTGGACCAAgtcacactgctgtgtttgattgTAGATGTGCAACGGCTCTGCgtgtctccattcaaacacagcggtgtttctttTATGAGTGAACatgtgtttttaaacgaatcttgtgaaatgattaaatttcccattcataaagagagtaacttgctttattcttgaatgaaccatgcattcaaacgaatcagtgatcaatttcagtttcgtgccgccacctgctggcatatatttttagttattgaaatcttaaatacttctttaattctttaaattatcaattgtatttaaagaaaagttatgctgaataaaaagtgtatgtatagttatatttggcttttgacacatttaaaatatgtggctaagaaataaatattaacttttttctttttggtggGGCCAGAAAAAATTTTGGCCAGTAGAAAAAttccttagcgttgaaccctgctGTGGCACAAAGACTGCGTCAGAAGCAGGAGGCCGGATTTCATGGACAAAGAAAACAAGTGGTCTGACTAGATCAGATAGTTCGTTAAAAACATTTCcaagttataataaaaaaatctaaaatgaccaaaaagttgtttttcttatttatgttttaattgtcactcctctctgtccggagcacacataatatacaggttaACGTGCTTTGGATATATCTGTGTTAAATTGTTCAGAATTTTGGCAGGTAAAAAATAAGTTTGGCCGGTGgattttttaatcaaaaacttaatttcggtCCCTGATTGGACTTGTGTTGTACTGATGGAGAGAGATTTAtctgaatgatattctaatggagcgcgttgtgacatcatagcatccggaaaacaaacgctgtcgTCCAAAAGGAGCCGTTCGTTTTAGTTCttgaaaaaggatttttttttttaaactaaatatcttcctttggagaggactttgagatttgtaactttgtagatgtttt
The genomic region above belongs to Garra rufa chromosome 19, GarRuf1.0, whole genome shotgun sequence and contains:
- the irf1b gene encoding interferon regulatory factor 1b isoform X1, producing the protein MPVSRMRMRPWLETRIDSNSIAGLKWVNKDEMMFSIPWKHAARHGWEVDKDACLFKQWAIHTGKYKEGVTQPDPKTWKANFRCAMNSLPDIEEVKDKSINKGCGAVRVYRMLPAIAKKKGVRSKSRDGRKRKIKIETIDDHEMHSEMTQENTIDSTVNLGTSSPSNNTPAYEVEIPNCPEDMYTSKFQVSPVHSTDLLEENEAIIEISRQLERDSTQWLQSNFFGGKGFLSNEVATTESLSPESQWSESSGEELELRLYTELTPDLHEDPLCTYTELWNSSSMPQTMCPL
- the irf1b gene encoding interferon regulatory factor 1b isoform X2, which translates into the protein MPVSRMRMRPWLETRIDSNSIAGLKWVNKDEMMFSIPWKHAARHGWEVDKDACLFKQWAIHTGKYKEGVTQPDPKTWKANFRCAMNSLPDIEEVKDKSINKGCGAVRVYRMLPAIAKKKGVRSKSRDGRKRKIKIETIDDHEMHSEMTQENTIDSTVNLGTSSPSNNTPAYEVEIPNCPEDMYTSKFQVSPVHSTDLLEENEAIIEERSWSYDYTPN
- the galnt10 gene encoding polypeptide N-acetylgalactosaminyltransferase 10, giving the protein MRRKQKRLLQIALLLLLVFLLLPNVGLWSASLERMFDSSADGAGHAHVQRMNRHKVQNEGVRRKDWHDYALIKSEAARSGVGEQGRPYPLTDSDRVDQAYRENGFNIFVSNRIALNRSLPDIRHPK